From a single Streptomyces liliifuscus genomic region:
- a CDS encoding C40 family peptidase encodes MAPHRKSRPPSPMGIRTPAIATAALTSVALLSQTANAAPSEEPRPSLEEVEKKVDDLYRQAETAGEKYNAAKEKTTKQKKRVDTLLDDVARRTEKLNDAREELGTFAAAQYRTGAAAPDTASLLLADNPQDYFDQTQLMDRLTSRQKQSVDDYVTQQTATTEKRQEASESLETLTRTQSSLKTSKADVQRKLATARDLLSKLTAEEKARLAAIERQKQEEAQRKADELARQQAADAERRRQEAAQGTGTSTGSGSASGTSGSGSGSVASTAKAGKALAFARAQIGKPYVWGASGPGSYDCSGLTQAAWKAAGVTLPRTTWDQVKTGTTVSVNSAQPGDLVFFYDDISHVGIYIGDGMMIHAPKPGAYVREESIFYMPIHSVVRPA; translated from the coding sequence GTGGCGCCACACCGCAAGTCCCGGCCCCCCAGTCCGATGGGCATACGGACTCCGGCCATCGCCACCGCGGCCCTGACCTCGGTGGCCCTTCTCTCCCAGACGGCGAACGCGGCCCCCTCCGAGGAGCCCAGGCCGAGCCTCGAGGAAGTCGAGAAGAAGGTCGACGACCTCTACCGCCAGGCGGAGACGGCCGGCGAGAAGTACAACGCGGCCAAGGAGAAGACCACCAAGCAGAAGAAGCGCGTCGACACCCTGCTCGACGACGTGGCGCGCCGCACGGAGAAGCTCAACGACGCGCGCGAGGAGCTCGGTACGTTCGCCGCCGCGCAGTACCGCACCGGGGCCGCCGCCCCCGACACCGCCTCCCTGCTCCTCGCGGACAACCCGCAGGACTACTTCGACCAGACCCAGCTGATGGACCGGCTCACCAGCCGCCAGAAGCAGTCCGTCGACGACTACGTGACGCAGCAGACCGCCACGACGGAGAAGCGGCAGGAGGCGTCCGAGAGCCTGGAGACGCTCACCAGGACGCAGAGCTCGCTGAAGACGTCCAAGGCGGACGTCCAGCGGAAGCTCGCCACGGCGCGCGACCTCCTCTCGAAGCTGACCGCCGAGGAGAAGGCGCGCCTCGCCGCGATCGAGCGGCAGAAGCAGGAAGAGGCTCAGCGCAAGGCGGACGAGCTGGCCCGGCAGCAGGCGGCCGACGCCGAGCGGCGGCGCCAGGAGGCGGCGCAGGGCACCGGGACCTCCACGGGCTCCGGGAGCGCCTCGGGCACCTCCGGGTCGGGCTCCGGCTCCGTCGCCTCCACCGCCAAGGCCGGCAAGGCACTCGCCTTCGCCCGCGCCCAGATCGGCAAGCCGTACGTCTGGGGCGCGAGCGGCCCCGGCTCGTACGACTGCTCCGGGCTCACCCAGGCCGCCTGGAAGGCCGCCGGTGTCACGCTCCCGCGGACCACCTGGGACCAGGTCAAGACCGGCACGACGGTCTCCGTGAACAGCGCCCAGCCCGGTGACCTGGTCTTCTTCTACGACGACATCAGCCACGTCGGCATCTACATCGGCGACGGAATGATGATCCACGCGCCCAAGCCGGGGGCGTACGTCCGCGAGGAATCGATCTTCTACATGCCGATCCACAGCGTGGTGCGCCCGGCGTGA
- a CDS encoding C40 family peptidase — protein MAAHRKPRQRSVGGSTARTAFTIALAGAASATGFEGTGTAAPELTPAQVRAKVDKLYQEAEVATEKYNGAKEKSTKTRGRLDTLQDEAARRTQRLNSERDALGSLAAAQYRDGGVDPALGLMLSSDPDQYLEGAAFAERAGSRQASKVSRVRRQLREIEQLRGAAHVELTSLKERQAELKRHKTTVTGKLGEARDLLSRLSDSDRARIGADDADTARASRSAAGPRDLGGGAGSSATAPNSRAATAISYAYGKLGSPYVWGATGPDAFDCSGLMQAAYRAAGIELPRTTYAQINAGQRVSRSELRPGDLVFFYSGISHVGLYVGNGQMVHAPNPSAPVRVAPIDEMPFAGATRVA, from the coding sequence GTGGCAGCGCACCGCAAGCCGAGACAGCGCTCAGTCGGCGGCAGTACGGCCCGCACCGCCTTCACCATCGCGCTGGCGGGCGCGGCGAGCGCGACCGGGTTCGAGGGGACGGGAACCGCCGCCCCGGAGCTGACACCCGCTCAGGTCAGGGCGAAGGTCGACAAGTTGTACCAGGAGGCGGAGGTCGCCACCGAGAAGTACAACGGTGCGAAGGAGAAGTCGACGAAGACGCGGGGCCGCCTGGACACCCTTCAGGACGAGGCCGCGCGCAGGACGCAGCGGCTCAACTCCGAGCGGGACGCGCTCGGTTCGCTCGCCGCCGCGCAGTACCGGGACGGCGGCGTCGACCCCGCACTGGGGCTCATGCTCTCCTCCGACCCGGATCAGTACCTGGAGGGGGCCGCGTTCGCCGAGCGGGCCGGCAGCAGGCAGGCCTCGAAGGTGTCGCGCGTACGCCGACAGCTGCGCGAGATCGAACAGTTGCGCGGCGCCGCCCATGTCGAACTCACCTCGCTCAAGGAGCGGCAGGCGGAACTGAAGCGGCACAAGACGACCGTCACGGGGAAGCTGGGAGAGGCGCGGGATCTGCTGTCGCGGCTGTCGGACTCGGACCGGGCCCGCATCGGCGCCGACGACGCGGACACCGCCCGCGCCTCACGTTCCGCCGCGGGCCCGCGCGACCTGGGCGGCGGCGCCGGTTCGTCGGCCACCGCACCCAACTCCCGTGCGGCGACCGCCATTTCATACGCGTACGGGAAACTCGGCAGCCCGTACGTGTGGGGCGCCACCGGACCCGACGCCTTCGACTGCTCGGGGCTGATGCAGGCCGCGTACCGCGCCGCGGGGATCGAACTGCCCCGCACGACGTACGCGCAGATCAACGCGGGCCAGCGTGTGTCGCGGTCCGAACTGCGCCCCGGCGACCTGGTGTTCTTCTACTCGGGCATCAGCCATGTGGGGCTGTACGTGGGCAACGGGCAGATGGTCCACGCGCCCAATCCGTCGGCGCCGGTGCGGGTGGCGCCGATCGACGAGATGCCGTTCGCGGGTGCCACGCGCGTGGCGTGA
- the pdxR gene encoding MocR-like pyridoxine biosynthesis transcription factor PdxR: protein MDRSKEGAVDGAIEGESGFGSGSVVSGSDFLQLDVREAPFGGRAEWLAGQLRQAVADGRLPVGSRLPATRVLAAELRVSRGVVTEAYRRLSEEGQVEGRGRGGTVVGTVRAPGSGAGDHEVGSGQLAYAEPVYAPSPSAPSPSAPFPYPPSLSPSPSTPSSPFSNPPGDDVFDLIRTAAARIDLSPGVPDLAAFPRAAWLRAERGVFGELAAGGFGYGDPRGTEELRRAVARWLGRYRGIRVDAGDVLIVAGTAQALALIGRVLREDGIEEIAVEDPGSLGVRQHLRNQGMRTPPVAVDGEGVLVSELRDHRAVLLTPAHQFPTGVVLGGARRRELMRWAGDGGLVVEDDYDAEHRYDRAPVPALRSMLPERVCYAGSVSKLLAPALRMGWVVAPARYREALVAAKRYADLGNAVLPQLVLARLMESGELERHLRLVRRRHRRRRDAMIAAIRECLPGAVVHGAAAGLHLLITFGGDGTVGTDDSAGTDDRPGTGDFRDTDLAAAALARGVKVHPLSWHRQRPGGPPGLLLGYAASSVSAIEEGIAVLGEAVVRCPTGTRGPNTRTAHR, encoded by the coding sequence GTGGACAGGTCCAAAGAGGGTGCTGTTGATGGGGCCATAGAGGGGGAGTCGGGCTTCGGCTCGGGTTCGGTTGTCTCCGGCTCCGACTTTCTCCAACTCGATGTGCGTGAGGCGCCGTTCGGTGGGCGGGCCGAGTGGCTGGCCGGGCAGTTGCGACAGGCCGTCGCCGACGGGCGGTTGCCGGTCGGCAGCCGGCTTCCGGCGACTCGGGTGCTCGCCGCGGAGTTGCGCGTATCGCGCGGGGTGGTGACCGAGGCGTACCGGCGGCTCTCGGAGGAGGGGCAGGTGGAAGGGCGGGGGAGGGGCGGGACGGTGGTGGGGACGGTGAGGGCTCCGGGCTCCGGTGCCGGGGATCATGAGGTCGGTTCGGGGCAGCTCGCTTACGCCGAGCCCGTGTACGCCCCCTCCCCGTCCGCCCCCTCCCCGTCCGCCCCCTTCCCGTACCCTCCGTCCCTGTCCCCGTCCCCCTCCACTCCGTCCTCCCCCTTCAGCAACCCGCCCGGTGATGACGTCTTCGATCTGATCCGTACGGCGGCGGCGCGGATCGATCTGTCGCCCGGGGTGCCGGATCTCGCGGCGTTTCCGCGGGCGGCCTGGCTGCGGGCCGAGCGTGGGGTGTTCGGGGAGCTGGCGGCGGGCGGGTTCGGGTACGGGGATCCGCGTGGGACCGAGGAGCTGCGGCGCGCTGTCGCCCGGTGGCTGGGGCGGTACCGGGGGATCAGGGTCGACGCCGGTGACGTACTGATCGTCGCCGGGACCGCGCAGGCGCTCGCGCTGATCGGGCGGGTGCTGCGGGAGGACGGCATCGAGGAGATCGCCGTGGAGGACCCGGGGTCGCTCGGGGTCCGGCAGCATCTGCGGAACCAGGGGATGCGTACGCCCCCGGTGGCGGTCGACGGAGAGGGCGTCCTCGTCTCCGAACTGCGGGACCACCGGGCCGTGTTGCTGACCCCGGCGCACCAGTTTCCGACGGGGGTCGTGCTCGGGGGCGCGCGGCGCCGGGAGCTGATGCGGTGGGCCGGGGACGGCGGGCTGGTGGTGGAGGACGACTACGACGCCGAGCACCGTTACGACCGGGCGCCCGTGCCCGCGCTGCGGTCGATGCTCCCGGAGCGGGTCTGCTACGCCGGAAGCGTGTCCAAGCTGCTCGCGCCCGCCCTGCGGATGGGATGGGTGGTGGCGCCCGCGCGATACCGGGAGGCCCTGGTCGCCGCGAAACGGTACGCCGACCTCGGCAACGCGGTTCTGCCCCAGCTCGTGCTGGCCCGGCTGATGGAGTCGGGCGAACTGGAACGGCACCTGCGGCTCGTACGGCGGCGCCATCGGCGTCGGCGGGACGCGATGATCGCGGCGATACGGGAGTGTCTGCCGGGGGCGGTGGTGCACGGGGCCGCGGCCGGACTGCATCTGCTGATCACGTTCGGCGGGGATGGCACTGTCGGAACCGACGACAGCGCCGGAACCGACGACAGACCCGGAACCGGGGACTTCAGGGATACCGACCTCGCCGCCGCCGCGCTGGCCCGTGGCGTCAAGGTGCACCCGCTCTCCTGGCACCGTCAACGGCCGGGCGGCCCGCCGGGGCTGCTGCTCGGCTACGCGGCGTCCTCGGTGTCGGCGATCGAGGAGGGGATCGCCGTGCTGGGCGAGGCCGTTGTCCGCTGCCCGACCGGTACCCGGGGTCCCAACACCCGCACGGCCCACCGATAG
- a CDS encoding L-histidine N(alpha)-methyltransferase yields the protein MTTSADPIDYVHGYSPHESRRLGNQANTLAELLHAGTAYPPGSKVLEVGCGVGAQTVHLVAASPEARFTAVDISATSLAQARARVTAGFPDALVTWHRADLFELPFKGDEFDHVFVCFVLEHLPDPRRALTALRRVLRPGGTLTVIEGDHGSTFFHPDSTYAHAAIDCQVRLQQAAGGNALLGRQLHPLLTTAGYEHVDVRPRPVYADSSRPALVEGFTRNTFIAMIESVREDALAAGLMTPTDWDHGLADLRRTADPDGTFHYTFFKAVAVNPSNVAVNP from the coding sequence ATGACCACAAGCGCCGACCCCATCGACTACGTCCACGGCTACTCCCCTCACGAGTCCCGCCGCCTCGGCAACCAGGCAAACACCCTCGCGGAACTGCTCCACGCCGGCACGGCGTACCCACCGGGCAGCAAGGTCCTGGAGGTGGGCTGCGGGGTGGGTGCCCAGACGGTGCACCTGGTCGCGGCGAGCCCGGAGGCCCGCTTCACGGCGGTGGACATCTCGGCCACCTCGCTGGCCCAGGCCCGCGCCCGCGTCACGGCCGGGTTCCCGGACGCGCTGGTCACCTGGCACCGGGCCGACCTCTTCGAACTCCCTTTCAAGGGGGACGAGTTCGACCACGTCTTCGTCTGTTTCGTGCTTGAGCACCTGCCCGACCCGCGACGGGCCCTGACCGCCCTGCGCCGCGTCCTACGTCCCGGCGGCACCCTCACCGTCATCGAGGGCGACCACGGCTCGACGTTCTTCCACCCCGACAGCACGTACGCCCATGCCGCCATCGACTGCCAGGTCCGGCTCCAGCAGGCGGCGGGCGGAAACGCGCTGCTGGGCCGTCAACTGCACCCGCTTCTCACCACCGCCGGGTACGAACACGTCGACGTCCGGCCCCGGCCGGTCTACGCCGACAGCTCCCGCCCGGCCCTGGTCGAGGGCTTCACCCGCAACACCTTCATCGCGATGATCGAGTCCGTACGGGAGGACGCCCTGGCCGCGGGGCTCATGACCCCCACGGACTGGGATCACGGCCTGGCGGACCTGCGCCGCACGGCAGACCCGGACGGCACCTTCCACTACACGTTCTTCAAGGCCGTGGCCGTGAACCCCTCGAACGTGGCCGTGAACCCCTGA
- a CDS encoding response regulator transcription factor encodes MSDANEPTGAAGPDAGTTGAGTAGGPATPTGAAGSAGAEAPLGAGAPSGAATAPDPAGAPDQAAAAPGRRVRVVLVDDHRMFRTGVQAEIGQTERTGVEVVGEAADVDQAVTVITATRPEVVLLDVHLPGGGGVEVLRRCSPLMADAEQPVRFLALSVSDAAEDVIGVIRGGARGYVTKTITGTDLVDSVFRVQDGDAVFSPRLAGFVLDAFASTDAPPVDEDLDRLTQREREVLRLIARGYAYKEIAKQLFISVKTVESHVSAVLRKLQLSNRHELTRWATARRLV; translated from the coding sequence ATGAGCGACGCGAACGAACCGACCGGAGCGGCCGGGCCGGACGCCGGCACGACCGGCGCGGGCACGGCCGGCGGCCCTGCCACGCCGACCGGTGCGGCCGGTTCGGCCGGAGCCGAAGCGCCGCTCGGGGCCGGCGCGCCGTCCGGGGCCGCCACGGCCCCCGACCCTGCGGGCGCCCCCGATCAGGCGGCCGCCGCGCCCGGACGACGCGTGCGCGTGGTCCTCGTCGACGACCACCGCATGTTCCGTACGGGAGTCCAGGCGGAGATCGGGCAGACCGAGCGGACCGGCGTCGAGGTGGTCGGCGAGGCCGCCGACGTCGACCAGGCCGTCACGGTCATCACCGCGACCCGCCCCGAGGTCGTCCTCCTGGACGTGCACCTCCCGGGCGGCGGCGGGGTCGAAGTCCTGCGCCGCTGCTCGCCGTTGATGGCGGACGCCGAGCAGCCGGTGCGGTTCCTCGCGCTGTCCGTGTCGGACGCCGCGGAGGACGTCATCGGGGTGATCCGGGGCGGCGCCCGTGGCTATGTCACGAAGACGATCACCGGCACGGACCTCGTCGACTCCGTCTTCCGCGTCCAGGACGGCGACGCGGTCTTCTCGCCCCGCCTGGCCGGCTTCGTCCTCGACGCCTTCGCCTCCACGGACGCCCCGCCGGTCGACGAGGACCTGGACCGCCTCACCCAGCGCGAGCGGGAGGTCCTGCGCCTCATCGCCCGCGGGTACGCGTACAAGGAGATCGCCAAGCAGCTGTTCATCTCCGTCAAGACGGTCGAGTCCCACGTCTCGGCGGTCCTGAGGAAGCTGCAACTGTCGAACCGGCACGAGCTGACGCGGTGGGCGACGGCCCGACGGCTGGTCTGA
- a CDS encoding ATP-binding protein — protein sequence MPEAATLTVEDPRPPRKLYRSSDGRWLGGVARGLAGHLGLPVIWVRLVFVGLMMADGLGALLYAAFWFFVPLGIGGVDAERPPALATETAPDGRRRLVARKPDKGQIVALLAMVVVAMIFVGNVDLSGGAKAYLWPTVLVGAGVALVWRQADNARRARWMEVGRRKRTITLLRSAAGVLLVATGVSAIFVLQGSAAHLGSVLQAALAVLVGIALLAGPYLVRMTQDLSEERLMRIRAQERAEVAAHVHDSVLHTLTLIQRNAENANEVRRLARAQERDLRNWLYKPEGTGKDEDDEPGTLAEAVKRNAAEVEDKHGVPIEVVVVGDCPLDDRIGAQMQAAREAMVNAAKYGGEGGAVQVFAEVEGRTVFVSVRDRGPGFDLDSIPGDRMGVRESIIGRMERNGGTARLRAVPDGGTEVELEMERAET from the coding sequence ATGCCGGAAGCCGCAACCCTGACCGTCGAGGACCCGCGGCCGCCGCGCAAGCTCTACCGCAGCAGTGACGGACGCTGGCTCGGCGGGGTGGCGCGGGGGCTCGCGGGCCACCTCGGGCTGCCCGTGATCTGGGTGCGGCTGGTCTTCGTCGGCCTGATGATGGCGGACGGCCTCGGCGCGCTGCTGTACGCGGCGTTCTGGTTCTTCGTCCCGCTCGGCATCGGCGGTGTGGACGCCGAGCGGCCCCCCGCCCTCGCCACCGAGACCGCGCCCGACGGCCGCCGCAGACTCGTCGCCCGCAAGCCCGACAAGGGCCAGATCGTCGCGCTGCTCGCCATGGTCGTGGTGGCCATGATCTTCGTCGGCAATGTGGACCTGAGCGGCGGAGCCAAGGCCTATCTCTGGCCCACCGTCCTTGTGGGCGCGGGCGTCGCCCTGGTCTGGCGCCAGGCGGACAACGCGCGGCGGGCCCGCTGGATGGAGGTCGGCCGCCGCAAGCGCACGATCACCCTGCTCCGCTCCGCGGCCGGTGTCCTGCTCGTCGCCACGGGCGTCTCCGCGATCTTCGTCCTGCAGGGCTCCGCCGCCCACCTCGGATCTGTCCTCCAGGCCGCGCTCGCGGTCCTCGTCGGTATAGCGCTGCTCGCCGGCCCGTATCTCGTCCGCATGACCCAGGACCTCTCCGAGGAGCGCCTGATGCGCATCCGCGCCCAGGAGCGGGCGGAGGTCGCCGCCCACGTCCACGACTCGGTGCTGCACACCCTGACCCTGATTCAGCGAAACGCAGAGAACGCGAACGAGGTGCGACGCCTCGCCCGCGCCCAGGAGCGCGACCTGCGCAACTGGCTCTACAAGCCCGAGGGCACCGGCAAGGACGAGGACGACGAGCCCGGCACGCTCGCCGAGGCCGTGAAGCGCAACGCCGCCGAGGTGGAGGACAAGCACGGCGTCCCCATCGAGGTCGTGGTCGTCGGCGACTGCCCGCTCGACGACCGGATCGGCGCGCAGATGCAGGCCGCGAGGGAAGCCATGGTGAACGCGGCCAAGTACGGTGGCGAGGGCGGCGCGGTGCAGGTGTTCGCCGAGGTCGAGGGGAGAACCGTCTTCGTGTCGGTCCGCGACCGAGGTCCGGGCTTCGACCTGGATTCGATACCCGGCGACCGCATGGGCGTCAGAGAATCGATCATCGGCCGTATGGAGCGCAACGGCGGTACGGCGCGGCTGCGCGCGGTGCCGGACGGCGGCACGGAGGTCGAGCTGGAGATGGAGAGGGCGGAGACATGA
- a CDS encoding PspC domain-containing protein translates to MTDHQHAAAGPGPGSGPAGGSIPGAEPQDAVPAAGARATAGEEPRAPGEPPTPGSPVTPGEPGVPGVPRKFRRDPRQKMVGGVCAGLGRQCDMDPVIFRIVLAVLSATGGLGLIFYGFAWLFVPNDDEDENEVRKLLTGRVDGQALAGVLFALVGCGVFLSMLSNSGVLTFATTLSLLLAGAGYWSRQRATEDPDPLAAQAVADAPPEAQAPPVPASFPPWWREPIVKDGTYVGGTGYLWGPKDVRDRDIAAAITIAHGGGHVRDIRTRAPKPPGPRGIGGRVFLFALAAGLLGTRLTWDDRALGASLQTGLACALVVLGLGIALSAFRGRTGAGSIFLAIVTAGLLACSAALPKDISTHWVRTDWTPATAAAVQEHYDLGTGVGTLDLSRIDVAKGRTVTTNAEVGLGQLKVILPKDVTVKLVIEVGVGDIQLPGDDQQDVDVAPGKHKQLTLSPTGEGTDKAKAGGTLDLTLEVGIGQAEVTRGTS, encoded by the coding sequence ATGACAGATCACCAGCACGCCGCGGCGGGTCCGGGACCCGGCTCCGGCCCGGCCGGGGGCTCGATCCCGGGGGCGGAGCCGCAGGACGCCGTGCCCGCGGCGGGCGCCCGGGCGACCGCGGGTGAGGAGCCGCGCGCGCCCGGGGAGCCGCCCACGCCGGGGAGTCCGGTCACGCCCGGGGAGCCCGGTGTGCCCGGGGTCCCGCGGAAGTTCCGGCGCGACCCGCGGCAGAAGATGGTCGGCGGTGTGTGCGCGGGGCTCGGGCGGCAGTGCGACATGGACCCGGTGATCTTCCGGATCGTGCTCGCCGTGCTCTCGGCGACCGGCGGCCTCGGCCTCATCTTCTACGGCTTCGCCTGGCTCTTCGTCCCGAACGACGACGAGGACGAGAACGAGGTGCGCAAGCTCCTCACCGGCCGGGTGGACGGCCAGGCGCTGGCGGGCGTGCTGTTCGCCCTGGTCGGCTGCGGTGTGTTCCTCTCCATGCTGAGCAACAGCGGCGTGTTGACGTTCGCGACAACGCTCTCGCTGCTCCTCGCGGGCGCCGGGTACTGGTCGCGGCAGCGCGCCACGGAGGACCCCGACCCGCTCGCCGCGCAGGCCGTCGCCGACGCGCCGCCGGAGGCGCAGGCACCGCCCGTCCCCGCCTCGTTCCCGCCCTGGTGGCGCGAGCCCATCGTCAAGGACGGCACGTATGTGGGCGGCACGGGCTATCTGTGGGGCCCCAAGGACGTGCGTGACCGCGACATCGCGGCGGCGATCACCATCGCGCACGGCGGCGGCCATGTCCGGGACATACGGACCCGGGCGCCCAAGCCGCCGGGGCCTCGCGGCATCGGTGGCCGGGTGTTCCTGTTCGCCCTCGCGGCGGGCCTGCTCGGTACGCGCCTGACCTGGGACGACCGCGCGCTGGGCGCCAGCCTGCAGACCGGCCTGGCCTGCGCGCTCGTCGTGCTCGGTCTGGGCATCGCGCTCAGCGCGTTCCGGGGGCGCACCGGGGCGGGCTCGATCTTCCTCGCGATCGTCACGGCGGGCCTGCTGGCCTGCTCGGCGGCACTGCCGAAGGACATCAGCACCCACTGGGTGCGTACGGACTGGACACCCGCGACGGCCGCCGCAGTTCAGGAGCACTACGACCTCGGCACCGGTGTCGGCACGCTCGACCTCAGCCGGATCGACGTGGCCAAGGGCAGGACCGTGACGACGAACGCCGAGGTGGGACTGGGACAGCTCAAGGTGATCCTGCCCAAGGACGTGACGGTGAAGCTGGTGATCGAAGTGGGCGTGGGCGACATCCAGTTGCCGGGCGACGACCAGCAGGACGTGGACGTGGCCCCGGGCAAGCACAAGCAGCTGACGCTCTCCCCCACGGGAGAGGGCACGGACAAGGCCAAGGCGGGCGGCACGCTCGACCTCACCCTCGAAGTCGGCATCGGACAGGCGGAGGTCACCCGTGGCACGTCATGA
- a CDS encoding DoxX family protein, whose translation MAHGMRMDTHSGYMDDGGGDWRDTATRYALLPLRVFLGVTFIYAGIDKLTDSAFMHDAGAGSVGDLMRTVRDSSAIPALVDLALKNPVGFGYAIAFGELAVGIGTLIGLLARLAAFGGALISLSLWLTVSWASDPYYYGNDLPYLMAWLPLVLAGASVFSVDAMLRARRRRRTSSAY comes from the coding sequence ATGGCTCACGGCATGCGAATGGACACGCACTCCGGGTACATGGACGACGGCGGCGGTGACTGGCGGGACACCGCGACGCGGTACGCCCTGCTTCCGCTGCGGGTCTTCCTCGGCGTCACCTTCATCTACGCGGGAATCGACAAGCTGACCGACAGCGCCTTCATGCACGACGCCGGGGCCGGGTCGGTCGGCGACCTGATGCGGACCGTGCGCGACTCTTCGGCCATTCCGGCGCTCGTCGATCTCGCCCTGAAGAACCCCGTCGGCTTCGGCTACGCCATCGCCTTCGGTGAGCTCGCGGTGGGTATCGGCACGCTGATCGGACTCCTCGCCCGTCTCGCCGCGTTCGGCGGCGCACTGATCTCCCTCAGCCTCTGGCTGACGGTGAGCTGGGCGTCGGACCCGTACTACTACGGCAATGACCTCCCCTACCTGATGGCCTGGCTGCCGCTCGTGCTGGCCGGTGCGTCGGTGTTCTCGGTGGATGCGATGCTTCGGGCCCGGCGGAGGCGCCGGACCAGCAGCGCTTACTAG
- a CDS encoding DUF4429 domain-containing protein — MAEIIQRDGTWAFDGSTVRITPGLHRSVPLFRQTYGEIAVPLEAVAGVAYEPERKRGRLRLRLREGADPLLQATGGRLPEPADPYRLTVDIDRSGVAEYVAEEIRRALLLEEIPKEPARTYLLPGPPVPVSVRSSDGTVSFDGTQVRIDWSDTSDRVKRATGPRIIELPDLVQVEWLPNSGYEDGFLRFVTRDSVFSKLPPEKDPFALDLWGSARRDLLTALVATAVMARLPHPSTRSGEYAQGDPPRLPPAPEDSVPRPPQQGHHDVLLRRLRELGELHRDGVLTDEEFATTKAAVLRDF; from the coding sequence ATGGCCGAGATCATCCAGCGCGACGGGACCTGGGCCTTCGACGGCAGCACGGTCCGGATCACCCCGGGACTGCACCGCTCCGTGCCGCTGTTCCGGCAGACGTACGGAGAGATCGCCGTGCCCCTCGAAGCGGTCGCGGGCGTCGCCTACGAACCCGAACGCAAGCGGGGCCGGCTGCGCCTGAGACTCCGCGAGGGCGCCGATCCGCTGCTCCAGGCGACCGGGGGCCGACTGCCCGAGCCCGCGGACCCGTACCGGCTGACGGTGGACATCGACCGCTCGGGCGTCGCGGAGTACGTCGCCGAGGAGATCCGGCGCGCCCTGCTCCTTGAGGAGATCCCCAAGGAACCGGCCAGAACCTACCTCCTGCCCGGCCCGCCCGTCCCCGTCTCGGTCCGATCCAGCGACGGCACGGTGTCCTTCGACGGCACCCAGGTCCGTATCGACTGGAGCGACACCTCGGACCGGGTGAAGCGCGCGACGGGCCCGCGCATCATCGAACTGCCGGACCTGGTCCAGGTGGAGTGGCTGCCCAACTCCGGTTACGAGGACGGCTTCCTGCGCTTCGTGACCCGCGACTCGGTGTTCTCCAAACTGCCGCCGGAGAAGGACCCGTTCGCCCTCGATCTGTGGGGCAGCGCCCGGCGCGATCTGCTCACGGCGCTGGTCGCCACCGCGGTCATGGCCCGGCTCCCGCACCCGTCCACGCGTTCCGGCGAGTACGCCCAGGGCGACCCACCCCGCCTCCCGCCCGCCCCCGAGGACTCCGTACCGCGGCCGCCCCAGCAGGGGCACCACGACGTACTCCTGCGCCGCCTCAGGGAGTTGGGCGAACTGCACCGCGACGGCGTGCTCACGGACGAGGAGTTCGCGACGACGAAGGCGGCGGTGCTGCGGGACTTCTGA
- a CDS encoding class II aldolase/adducin family protein, whose product MHGPTPPLPLPTDRLRFAMPPMHESLDDERRHRKERLAGALRLFGRLGFEDGVSGHITARDPEYSNCFWVNPFGMPFKHVTVGDLVMANEDGQVIEGRYHVNQAAFTVHAQVHAARPDVVAVAHCHSVHGRALSALGDLLDPITQESCAFYEDHALYDAYSGVAVDAEEGRRIASALGTRKALVLRNHGLLTVGDSVDAAAWWFLSMERSCQVQLTACAAGRPLLIDHKQAVATREQLGGDLVAWINYQPLWQDISRSEPDLLS is encoded by the coding sequence ATGCACGGGCCCACACCGCCCCTGCCGCTTCCCACCGACCGGCTGCGGTTCGCCATGCCGCCCATGCACGAGTCGCTCGACGACGAGCGGCGGCACCGCAAGGAACGCCTGGCGGGCGCGCTGCGGCTCTTCGGCCGGCTCGGGTTCGAGGACGGGGTCTCCGGTCACATCACCGCGCGCGATCCGGAGTACAGCAACTGTTTCTGGGTCAATCCGTTCGGAATGCCGTTCAAGCACGTCACGGTCGGTGATCTGGTCATGGCCAACGAGGACGGGCAGGTGATCGAGGGCCGCTATCACGTGAACCAGGCGGCGTTCACCGTGCACGCCCAGGTGCACGCCGCCCGGCCGGACGTCGTCGCGGTGGCCCACTGCCACTCGGTGCACGGCCGCGCGCTGTCCGCGCTCGGCGACCTGCTCGACCCGATCACCCAGGAGAGCTGCGCGTTCTACGAGGACCACGCGCTGTACGACGCGTACTCGGGGGTCGCCGTGGATGCCGAGGAGGGGCGGCGGATCGCCTCCGCGCTCGGCACCCGCAAGGCGCTCGTGCTGCGCAACCACGGGCTGCTGACCGTCGGCGACTCGGTGGACGCGGCGGCCTGGTGGTTCCTGTCGATGGAGCGCTCGTGCCAGGTGCAGCTGACCGCGTGCGCGGCGGGCCGTCCCCTGCTCATCGACCACAAGCAGGCGGTCGCGACGCGGGAGCAGCTCGGCGGGGATCTGGTGGCGTGGATCAACTACCAGCCGCTGTGGCAGGACATCAGCCGCAGCGAACCCGATCTCCTCAGCTAG